One part of the Aurantibacillus circumpalustris genome encodes these proteins:
- a CDS encoding T9SS type A sorting domain-containing protein, whose translation MNSKIILVLISFTVSFSAAFAQFFSEDSLKGFDENSVRTRLISQDFLGQELKYKLFVSKREYINSKYNLVQKQTYYPQPQSKQTVFAGCNNEDFEASSPGVVTNSTQIAGWIINSGYNGSLSSSSTNTIVQYFPGGLTGANSCNLLGCCPAPPGNSEIIDCSAPSGYIDNNIGTHYPIFSVFGTGTVSGAAATNSHIAGGLYGNKVLRINDPITGDYSIEKLSKTFLVTAANSFFQMAFISVFSPGHGCCDAGGLQMNLTNITTNSIIPCSSFSVSAPSSQCTATVFIPYLISLSGAPYTSTSSANSIYNRWKLISFDLSPYVGQTINLNVIVTDCSAGGHFGLLYFDSQCGALKVNINNTDFIAADSVVNFKSCDTIAKLKAPANFASYQWKGPSGFTSVNPALTTTVNGIYTLTLNNSDLCAPITKTINIQLEQNTMHIVSPESIICAGELLVLSVTGTNNGVWSTGSTALSINVSPTVTSTYSFTAISPLGCLITASYTQLVEECVGLNAQNYFNKAISIFPNPNNGEFALKIEMKLDKAMLSIESSLGQSVHKQAVQQGSNAIKTKGLASGVYYFTLSEKEKTIYKGKLQIE comes from the coding sequence ATGAATTCAAAAATTATTTTAGTTTTAATTTCGTTTACTGTTTCTTTTAGTGCTGCCTTTGCTCAATTTTTTTCGGAAGATTCTCTCAAAGGTTTTGATGAAAATTCTGTAAGAACCAGACTTATTTCTCAGGACTTTTTAGGTCAAGAGTTAAAATATAAACTGTTTGTATCAAAAAGAGAGTACATAAATTCTAAGTACAATTTAGTTCAAAAGCAAACGTATTACCCGCAACCGCAGAGTAAACAAACCGTTTTTGCCGGGTGCAACAACGAAGATTTTGAGGCTTCAAGTCCTGGAGTGGTTACAAATTCAACCCAAATTGCAGGTTGGATCATTAATAGTGGTTACAATGGTAGTCTCTCCTCTAGTTCAACTAACACAATTGTTCAATATTTTCCTGGTGGTTTAACTGGAGCTAATTCTTGCAATCTCTTGGGATGCTGTCCTGCGCCGCCTGGTAATTCTGAGATTATTGATTGCAGTGCACCAAGCGGCTACATCGATAATAACATTGGCACACACTATCCCATTTTTTCAGTTTTTGGTACTGGCACTGTTTCTGGTGCGGCGGCAACAAACTCGCACATTGCTGGTGGACTTTATGGAAACAAGGTTTTACGGATTAACGACCCTATTACCGGCGATTATAGTATTGAAAAATTAAGTAAGACTTTTTTGGTAACTGCTGCAAATTCTTTTTTTCAGATGGCTTTTATTTCTGTTTTTTCGCCTGGTCATGGGTGTTGTGATGCAGGCGGGCTTCAGATGAATCTTACAAACATCACAACAAATAGTATTATTCCTTGTTCCAGTTTTTCTGTTTCTGCCCCAAGTTCTCAATGCACAGCTACAGTGTTTATTCCCTATTTAATCAGCCTAAGTGGAGCGCCTTATACGTCAACAAGTTCTGCTAATAGTATTTACAATCGCTGGAAACTTATCTCTTTCGATTTGAGTCCCTATGTCGGTCAAACAATTAATTTGAACGTAATTGTAACCGACTGCAGTGCAGGTGGTCATTTTGGACTTCTATATTTCGATTCTCAATGTGGCGCTTTAAAAGTAAATATTAATAATACAGATTTTATTGCAGCAGATTCAGTTGTAAATTTTAAGAGTTGTGATACGATTGCAAAATTAAAAGCACCAGCTAACTTTGCTTCCTACCAATGGAAAGGACCATCTGGTTTTACTTCAGTAAATCCAGCACTCACTACTACTGTAAATGGTATTTATACCTTAACCCTAAATAATAGTGATTTATGTGCACCAATAACAAAAACAATTAACATTCAACTGGAGCAAAACACTATGCATATTGTAAGTCCAGAAAGTATCATTTGTGCTGGGGAATTGTTAGTATTATCTGTGACCGGAACTAATAATGGCGTTTGGAGTACGGGAAGCACAGCCTTAAGTATTAATGTTTCACCAACCGTTACATCTACTTATTCATTCACCGCCATAAGTCCTTTAGGCTGTCTTATAACCGCTTCTTATACTCAATTGGTTGAAGAATGTGTTGGATTGAATGCGCAAAATTATTTTAATAAAGCTATTTCGATTTTCCCCAACCCTAACAACGGTGAATTTGCACTGAAGATTGAAATGAAACTAGATAAAGCAATGTTATCGATTGAGTCATCGCTCGGTCAATCAGTTCACAAACAAGCTGTGCAACAAGGGAGTAACGCTATTAAAACCAAAGGCTTAGCTTCTGGTGTTTATTACTTTACCTTAAGCGAGAAAGAAAAAACAATCTATAAAGGAAAACTACAGATAGAGTAG